In Salmonella enterica subsp. enterica serovar Typhimurium str. LT2, a single window of DNA contains:
- a CDS encoding putative permease (similar to E. coli putative transport protein (AAC74668.1); Blastp hit to AAC74668.1 (417 aa), 34% identity in aa 33 - 407): MCMKNNIEETIGKYLPILMILPLAGLAELASLYSIQALLPKLSEVYNIPLNQVGMILSAEVGFLALAMLFSGTLSDRFGRKPIIFYSLLAGGILTLLCATASSWPMLVVYRALLGIAVSGITAAVTVYISEEVSPALAGIVTGYFIFGNSLGSMSGRVFATLMMEHVSIDTIFFIFGGVLIAMALAVKLFLPTSRQFVPTPSLQLGAVLKGGLEHFKNIRVSLCFVIGFILFGSFTSIFNFLAFYLHRPPYELSYTWIGLIPVSFSLTFFLAPYAARVALNIGSMNALSMLIICMMVGAFLTLIAPSLWVFISGIVLLSVAFFSAHSTVLAWVSSRSPNAKGQATSFYLLCYYSGGAVMGYLNGYLFSWQGWNAIAASCLMMLGIGLFICRFIFAKYEKQPQIKKQSVQESF, encoded by the coding sequence TTGTGTATGAAAAATAATATTGAAGAGACAATAGGTAAGTACTTGCCTATTTTAATGATATTACCTCTGGCGGGTTTGGCAGAGTTAGCTTCTTTATATTCAATCCAGGCTTTATTACCAAAGTTAAGTGAGGTTTATAATATCCCATTGAATCAGGTAGGGATGATTTTATCTGCTGAGGTGGGGTTTCTGGCATTAGCCATGTTATTTAGCGGCACGTTATCTGACCGTTTTGGGCGAAAGCCAATCATTTTTTATTCGTTGCTGGCAGGAGGTATTTTAACTCTATTGTGCGCAACTGCATCATCATGGCCGATGCTGGTGGTATACCGCGCTTTGCTCGGCATTGCAGTAAGTGGTATTACGGCGGCCGTTACAGTCTATATCAGTGAAGAAGTCTCTCCTGCTTTGGCAGGGATTGTTACTGGATATTTTATTTTTGGCAATTCGCTAGGGAGTATGTCTGGTCGTGTGTTTGCAACTTTGATGATGGAGCATGTATCTATAGATACGATTTTCTTTATCTTCGGTGGTGTTCTGATTGCTATGGCACTCGCGGTGAAGTTGTTTCTCCCGACATCCCGACAGTTTGTTCCTACACCTTCACTACAGCTTGGTGCAGTGTTGAAAGGCGGGTTGGAACATTTTAAGAATATCCGCGTATCATTATGTTTTGTCATTGGATTTATTCTTTTCGGCTCTTTTACATCCATCTTTAATTTTCTGGCGTTTTACCTGCATCGACCGCCTTATGAGCTGAGCTACACCTGGATAGGTTTGATTCCAGTTAGCTTCTCATTAACTTTTTTTCTTGCGCCATATGCTGCCCGTGTCGCGTTGAATATTGGGTCGATGAATGCGCTCAGTATGCTGATCATCTGTATGATGGTCGGTGCATTTCTTACGCTAATCGCCCCTTCTCTGTGGGTTTTCATTTCAGGTATCGTTTTACTGTCAGTCGCATTTTTCTCTGCTCATTCCACCGTATTAGCCTGGGTCAGTTCACGGAGTCCAAACGCAAAAGGACAGGCGACATCGTTTTATCTGCTTTGCTACTACTCTGGCGGTGCAGTAATGGGGTATTTAAACGGGTATCTTTTCTCCTGGCAGGGATGGAATGCTATTGCGGCATCATGTCTGATGATGCTGGGGATAGGATTATTTATCTGCCGGTTTATTTTCGCAAAATATGAGAAACAACCGCAAATCAAAAAACAGTCAGTTCAGGAGAGTTTCTGA
- a CDS encoding putative 3-isopropylmalate isomerase (similar to E. coli 3-isopropylmalate isomerase dehydratase subunit (AAC73183.1); Blastp hit to AAC73183.1 (466 aa), 52% identity in aa 2 - 465; subunit with LeuD), whose amino-acid sequence MSAKTLYEKLVESHTIRELDNEGHVLLYIDRSILNEYTSPQAFSGLRERGRTVRHPDTFLLNIDHVNPTRSQRDDLMTDPGGQLQVDYFRENAADFGITLFDVLDPRQGIEHVVAHEQGLVMPGMVIAAGDSHTTTYGAFGALGFGIGTSEIEHLLATQTLVYRKLKTMRVSVQGELPFACSAKDIVLELLERIGADGATGYAIEFVGEAISALSVEGRMTLCNMAVEAGARGAIIAPDKKVFDYIYGKPQMPVGELWQQALLEWSQLSSDADAVFDKTVAINCHDLEPKVTWGISPDQTGSITGRVPFPEQETNPLKRLALEKALHYMGLTAGMLLKDIRISHAFIGSCTNGRIEDLRAVAKVLEGRKIASHVRGIIVPGSTMVRRQAEEEGLAKIFIAAGFEWRQSGCSMCLAMNEDVLSPGDRCASGTNRNFPGRQGAGARTHLMSPAMVAAAAVAGHLVDVRSLLQAGE is encoded by the coding sequence ATGTCTGCTAAAACGCTGTATGAAAAATTAGTTGAGTCACATACCATTCGTGAACTTGATAACGAAGGACATGTTTTACTTTATATTGATCGTTCAATACTGAATGAATATACCAGCCCGCAGGCATTTAGCGGGTTAAGAGAACGCGGCCGCACCGTTCGGCACCCCGACACGTTTTTATTGAATATTGACCATGTTAATCCTACGCGGTCGCAACGGGATGACTTAATGACCGATCCGGGAGGACAGCTACAGGTTGATTACTTTCGGGAAAATGCCGCTGACTTTGGCATCACATTATTTGATGTGCTGGATCCGCGTCAGGGGATTGAACACGTGGTTGCTCATGAACAAGGGCTAGTGATGCCTGGCATGGTGATCGCCGCCGGGGATAGTCACACGACAACCTACGGTGCATTTGGCGCGCTGGGCTTTGGTATCGGGACGTCGGAAATTGAACATCTGCTGGCCACGCAGACGCTGGTTTACCGCAAGCTCAAAACCATGCGCGTAAGTGTTCAGGGAGAGCTACCTTTCGCCTGTTCCGCAAAAGATATTGTTCTTGAATTGCTTGAACGTATTGGCGCTGATGGCGCGACGGGATATGCCATTGAATTTGTGGGTGAGGCCATCAGCGCGTTGAGCGTTGAAGGACGAATGACGCTCTGCAACATGGCGGTAGAAGCGGGGGCGCGTGGTGCCATTATTGCGCCGGATAAAAAGGTTTTTGACTATATCTACGGTAAACCGCAAATGCCTGTAGGTGAACTCTGGCAGCAGGCATTGCTGGAATGGTCACAGTTGAGCAGCGATGCTGATGCGGTATTTGATAAGACGGTGGCGATCAACTGCCATGATCTTGAGCCTAAAGTCACCTGGGGAATCAGTCCGGATCAAACAGGTTCCATCACCGGACGTGTTCCTTTCCCGGAACAGGAAACCAATCCGCTTAAGCGCCTGGCGCTTGAGAAGGCCCTTCATTACATGGGATTAACGGCTGGCATGTTGCTGAAAGATATTCGTATCTCTCACGCTTTTATTGGTTCATGCACAAATGGTCGCATTGAGGATTTGCGTGCCGTTGCGAAGGTGCTTGAAGGGCGCAAAATCGCCAGCCATGTTCGCGGGATCATTGTGCCTGGTTCAACAATGGTAAGACGCCAGGCGGAAGAAGAAGGACTGGCGAAAATCTTTATTGCTGCCGGTTTTGAATGGCGGCAGTCGGGTTGCTCAATGTGCCTTGCGATGAATGAAGATGTATTGTCGCCCGGCGATCGCTGTGCATCAGGTACGAACCGTAACTTCCCTGGACGACAGGGCGCTGGAGCAAGAACGCATTTGATGAGCCCGGCGATGGTTGCGGCGGCGGCGGTAGCGGGGCATCTGGTCGATGTTCGGTCATTACTTCAGGCAGGGGAATAA
- a CDS encoding putative 3-isopropylmalate isomerase (dehydratase), subunit with LeuC (similar to E. coli isopropylmalate isomerase subunit (AAC73182.1); Blastp hit to AAC73182.1 (201 aa), 39% identity in aa 3 - 193) gives MDTFKQISGRIAPMLEPNIDTDVIMPKQFLKGIDRQGLDKGVFFDRRFMAGGQPNPDFILNMPGWQSATFLLVGPNFGCGSSREHAVWGLKQLGVRGLIGSTFAGIFDDNCQRNGILTVSLDEPALARLAQLAASADTNSITVSLDRCEITTAEETISFVISELKRAMLAAGEDAIAWTLQYLPEIENFEVAHYSRRPWLKRPASPRG, from the coding sequence ATGGATACGTTTAAGCAAATCAGCGGGCGAATTGCGCCGATGCTGGAACCGAATATCGACACTGATGTGATTATGCCAAAACAGTTCCTGAAAGGGATCGATCGCCAGGGGCTGGATAAAGGGGTGTTTTTCGATCGTCGCTTTATGGCTGGCGGCCAACCAAATCCTGATTTTATTCTGAACATGCCGGGCTGGCAGAGCGCGACATTCCTGCTGGTTGGCCCCAATTTTGGCTGTGGATCGAGTCGTGAACACGCCGTATGGGGATTAAAACAACTGGGAGTACGGGGGCTGATAGGTAGCACATTTGCAGGCATTTTCGATGATAACTGCCAACGCAACGGGATCCTCACGGTCTCATTAGATGAACCTGCTTTGGCGCGCCTGGCGCAGCTTGCCGCGAGTGCTGATACCAATTCTATCACTGTTTCACTCGATCGCTGCGAAATTACGACGGCAGAGGAAACGATCTCCTTTGTGATCAGTGAACTCAAACGGGCGATGCTGGCCGCAGGCGAAGATGCGATAGCCTGGACATTGCAATACTTGCCGGAGATTGAAAATTTTGAGGTTGCGCATTATTCACGGCGGCCGTGGCTAAAACGCCCTGCATCCCCGCGCGGTTAA